Proteins co-encoded in one Malus domestica chromosome 09, GDT2T_hap1 genomic window:
- the LOC103443203 gene encoding MDIS1-interacting receptor like kinase 2-like isoform X2 — protein sequence MAFQEEKALSTRAVSSQHSFQLIPVILLLMLASSDSVAKAEVVGQEAEALLKWKASLDNNTSSLSLLSSWIGNSNCNWDGISCNSFGSITQINLTFFGLRDNNLMGSIPEAIGNLISLKELYLMGNQLIGNIPPEVGKLKFLTHLGLVGNKLNGSLPSELNNFTFLKWLALSNNNFSGSIPHDICISGALELFTAHNNQLTAPMPRSLRNCTSLVRLRLERNQLTANIAQEFGIYPKLTYADLSYNRFYGELSENWEQCQSLQSLRLSNNIISGGIPRLEGSVQLNVLDLSSNNLTGTIPKELGKLTSLFDLNLGDNKLSGSVPSEIGMLTNLQHLKLAANDFSGLIPEKLGGCTELLNLNLSKNRFSESIPLQMRSINTLQVLDLSQNSLMSDIPPQLGNLMKLEVLNLSHNELSGSIPSTFDNMLSLTVVDISYNHLEGPLPNNKAFHEASFLAFANNTGLCGNATGLNVCPSETKGEKKSSKSVIFIVLLVLSILFFAFGVTGVLCVVCCRRERQLNEDQFAVWSYDGRLEYEDIIEATEEFDSKYCVGVGGNATVFKAELPTGRIVAVKKLHMLQDSEVANLKAFESEVRTLSEIRHRNILKLYGFCSHPQHPLLLYDYIEGGSLENILTDENHAVKFGWIERVNVVKDVANALSYMHHDCSPPIVHRDISSKNILLDLEYGAYVSDFGTAKLLNLETSNWTSFAGTFGYSAPELAYTMETNEKCDLYSFGVVALEVIMGKHPGDLLSYFLSLSLTSTPEPIKLNDILDKRLPPPGNHVVEKVITVANLAFACLRTNPQSRPTMQQITRELLF from the exons ATGGCATTCCAAGAAGAAAAAGCACTTTCCACCAGAGCTGTTTCTTCACAGCATTCTTTTCAACTCATTCCAGTTATACTCCTCCTTATGCTGGCTTCTTCAGATTCAGTAGCAAAAGCAGAAGTTGTTGGCCAAGAAGCAGAAGCTCTTCTGAAATGGAAAGCTAGCCTTGACAACAATACAAGCAGCCTCTCTCTTTTGTCTTCCTGGATTGGAAACAGCAATTGCAATTGGGATGGCATTTCTTGCAACAGTTTCGGAAGCATAACACAAATAAACCTCACTTTTTTTGGCTTAAGAG ATAACAATCTCATGGGGTCGATTCCAGAAGCAATCGGAAACCTGATTAGCCTCAAGGAGTTGTATCTGATGGGAAATCAATTAATTGGAAATATCCCACCTGAAGTAGGAAAGCTCAAATTTCTTACTCATTTGGGATTGGTTGGTAACAAACTCAATGGCTCTCTTCCTTCAGAACTGaataattttacatttttaaagTGGTTGGCGTTGAGTAACAACAACTTTTCTGGCAGCATTCCCCACGATATATGCATCAGCGGAGCACTCGAATTGTTTACAGCACACAACAATCAGTTGACAGCCCCCATGCCTAGAAGCTTGAGGAACTGCACCAGCTTAGTTAGACTGAGGCTTGAGAGGAACCAGCTGACAGCAAACATAGCTCAAGAGTTTGGCATTTATCCGAAATTAACTTATGCCGATTTGAGTTACAACAGATTCTATGGAGAGCTTTCAGAAAACTGGGAGCAGTGCCAAAGTTTACAAAGCTTGAGGCTCAGCAACAACATAATTTCCGGGGGGATACCTCGGCTTGAGGGATCAGTTCAGCTCAATGTGCTCGACCTATCTTCAAATAATCTCACTGGTACAATCCCAAAGGAACTAGGGAAGTTGACAAGCTTGTTCGACCTTAACCTAGGTGATAACAAACTTTCAGGCAGCGTGCCCTCAGAGATTGGAATGCTAACCAATCTACAACATCTTAAATTAGCAGCCAATGATTTTAGTGGACTAATTCCGGAGAAATTAGGTGGGTGCACAGAGTTGTTGAACTTGAACTTGAGCAAAAACAGATTTAGTGAGAGCATTCCTCTTCAGATGAGGAGCATAAACACTCTTCAAGTTCTTGATCTCAGCCAAAATTCACTGATGAGTGATATCCCACCACAGCTTGGGAATTTGATGAAGTTGGAAGTCTTGAATCTCTCCCACAATGAGCTCTCTGGTTCGATCCCATCTACATTTGATAACATGTTGAGCTTGACAGTTGTTGACATATCTTACAATCATTTGGAGGGTCCTCTtcccaacaacaaagcattccACGAGGCTTCGTTTCTAGCTTTTGCGAATAACACAGGCTTGTGTGGCAATGCTACCGGTTTGAATGTTTGCCCGTCCGAAACAAAAGGGGAGAAAAAGAGCAGCAAATCGGTTATCTTCATTGTACTCCTTGTTTTAAGCATCCTGTTTTTTGCATTTGGGGTAACTGGGGTTCTTTGTGTGGTCTGCTGTCGGCGGGAAAGGCAATTAAATGAAGACCAGTTTGCGGTTTGGAGCTATGATGGAAGACTTGAGTACGAAGACATCATTGAAGCCACAGAGGAATTCGACTCCAAATATTGTGTGGGGGTGGGAGGCAATGCAACTGTTTTTAAAGCTGAGCTGCCAACAGGCCGGATTGTTGCGGTGAAGAAACTTCACATGCTGCAGGATAGTGAAGTGGCAAACCTCAAGGCTTTCGAGAGTGAGGTTCGTACTCTTTCAGAGATTCGTCACAGAAACATTTTGAAGCTTTATGGTTTCTGTTCGCATCCACAGCACCCTCTTTTGTTGTACGATTACATAGAAGGAGGAAGCCTGGAAAACATACTGACCGACGAAAACCATGCGGTTAAGTTTGGATGGATCGAGAGGGTGAATGTTGTCAAGGATGTTGCTAATGCATTGTCTTATATGCATCATGATTGTTCACCTCCGATAGTACATCGAGACATTTCGAGTAAGAACATCTTGCTGGATTTGGAATATGGAGCTTATGTCTCCGATTTTGGTACAGCTAAGCTCTTGAATCTTGAGACTTCAAATTGGACTTCGTTTGCAGGCACATTTGGATACAGTGCTCCAG AGTTAGCATACACCATGGAAACGAACGAGAAATGCGATCTTTATAGCTTTGGAGTGGTTGCACTAGAAGTGATCATGGGAAAGCATCCCGGAGACCTCCTCTCCTATTTTTTGTCATTGTCATTAACATCAACACCCGAACCTATAAAACTGAACGACATCTTAGACAAGAGGCTCCCGCCTCCTGGAAATCATGTTGTTGAAAAAGTGATCACCGTTGCAAACCTTGCATTTGCGTGCTTGCGAACGAATCCCCAATCTCGACCAACCATGCAACAAATTACCCGCGAGTTGTTATTTTGA
- the LOC103443203 gene encoding MDIS1-interacting receptor like kinase 2-like isoform X1 encodes MAFQEEKALSTRAVSSQHSFQLIPVILLLMLASSDSVAKAEVVGQEAEALLKWKASLDNNTSSLSLLSSWIGNSNCNWDGISCNSFGSITQINLTFFGLRGTLHAFNFSAFPCLMSLNLSHNAIFGTIPSEIEFLKSLQILDLSGNNINGSIPNEVGMLGNLTILSLKDNNLSGNLPTEICMLNSLSAINVADNNLMGSIPEAIGNLISLKELYLMGNQLIGNIPPEVGKLKFLTHLGLVGNKLNGSLPSELNNFTFLKWLALSNNNFSGSIPHDICISGALELFTAHNNQLTAPMPRSLRNCTSLVRLRLERNQLTANIAQEFGIYPKLTYADLSYNRFYGELSENWEQCQSLQSLRLSNNIISGGIPRLEGSVQLNVLDLSSNNLTGTIPKELGKLTSLFDLNLGDNKLSGSVPSEIGMLTNLQHLKLAANDFSGLIPEKLGGCTELLNLNLSKNRFSESIPLQMRSINTLQVLDLSQNSLMSDIPPQLGNLMKLEVLNLSHNELSGSIPSTFDNMLSLTVVDISYNHLEGPLPNNKAFHEASFLAFANNTGLCGNATGLNVCPSETKGEKKSSKSVIFIVLLVLSILFFAFGVTGVLCVVCCRRERQLNEDQFAVWSYDGRLEYEDIIEATEEFDSKYCVGVGGNATVFKAELPTGRIVAVKKLHMLQDSEVANLKAFESEVRTLSEIRHRNILKLYGFCSHPQHPLLLYDYIEGGSLENILTDENHAVKFGWIERVNVVKDVANALSYMHHDCSPPIVHRDISSKNILLDLEYGAYVSDFGTAKLLNLETSNWTSFAGTFGYSAPELAYTMETNEKCDLYSFGVVALEVIMGKHPGDLLSYFLSLSLTSTPEPIKLNDILDKRLPPPGNHVVEKVITVANLAFACLRTNPQSRPTMQQITRELLF; translated from the exons ATGGCATTCCAAGAAGAAAAAGCACTTTCCACCAGAGCTGTTTCTTCACAGCATTCTTTTCAACTCATTCCAGTTATACTCCTCCTTATGCTGGCTTCTTCAGATTCAGTAGCAAAAGCAGAAGTTGTTGGCCAAGAAGCAGAAGCTCTTCTGAAATGGAAAGCTAGCCTTGACAACAATACAAGCAGCCTCTCTCTTTTGTCTTCCTGGATTGGAAACAGCAATTGCAATTGGGATGGCATTTCTTGCAACAGTTTCGGAAGCATAACACAAATAAACCTCACTTTTTTTGGCTTAAGAGGTACACTTCATGCTTTTAATTTCTCAGCATTCCCATGTCTCATGAGCCTAAATTTAAGCCACAACGCGATTTTCGGAACCATCCCATCGGAGATAGAGTTTCTGAAAAGCCTTCAAATCCTTGATCTTTCTGGAAACAACATCAATGGGTCCATTCCAAATGAAGTTGGAATGTTAGGCAACTTAACCATTCTGTCCCTTAAAGACAACAATCTCTCTGGAAATCTCCCTACAGAAATATGCATGCTGAATTCACTTAGTGCGATCAATGTCGCAGATAACAATCTCATGGGGTCGATTCCAGAAGCAATCGGAAACCTGATTAGCCTCAAGGAGTTGTATCTGATGGGAAATCAATTAATTGGAAATATCCCACCTGAAGTAGGAAAGCTCAAATTTCTTACTCATTTGGGATTGGTTGGTAACAAACTCAATGGCTCTCTTCCTTCAGAACTGaataattttacatttttaaagTGGTTGGCGTTGAGTAACAACAACTTTTCTGGCAGCATTCCCCACGATATATGCATCAGCGGAGCACTCGAATTGTTTACAGCACACAACAATCAGTTGACAGCCCCCATGCCTAGAAGCTTGAGGAACTGCACCAGCTTAGTTAGACTGAGGCTTGAGAGGAACCAGCTGACAGCAAACATAGCTCAAGAGTTTGGCATTTATCCGAAATTAACTTATGCCGATTTGAGTTACAACAGATTCTATGGAGAGCTTTCAGAAAACTGGGAGCAGTGCCAAAGTTTACAAAGCTTGAGGCTCAGCAACAACATAATTTCCGGGGGGATACCTCGGCTTGAGGGATCAGTTCAGCTCAATGTGCTCGACCTATCTTCAAATAATCTCACTGGTACAATCCCAAAGGAACTAGGGAAGTTGACAAGCTTGTTCGACCTTAACCTAGGTGATAACAAACTTTCAGGCAGCGTGCCCTCAGAGATTGGAATGCTAACCAATCTACAACATCTTAAATTAGCAGCCAATGATTTTAGTGGACTAATTCCGGAGAAATTAGGTGGGTGCACAGAGTTGTTGAACTTGAACTTGAGCAAAAACAGATTTAGTGAGAGCATTCCTCTTCAGATGAGGAGCATAAACACTCTTCAAGTTCTTGATCTCAGCCAAAATTCACTGATGAGTGATATCCCACCACAGCTTGGGAATTTGATGAAGTTGGAAGTCTTGAATCTCTCCCACAATGAGCTCTCTGGTTCGATCCCATCTACATTTGATAACATGTTGAGCTTGACAGTTGTTGACATATCTTACAATCATTTGGAGGGTCCTCTtcccaacaacaaagcattccACGAGGCTTCGTTTCTAGCTTTTGCGAATAACACAGGCTTGTGTGGCAATGCTACCGGTTTGAATGTTTGCCCGTCCGAAACAAAAGGGGAGAAAAAGAGCAGCAAATCGGTTATCTTCATTGTACTCCTTGTTTTAAGCATCCTGTTTTTTGCATTTGGGGTAACTGGGGTTCTTTGTGTGGTCTGCTGTCGGCGGGAAAGGCAATTAAATGAAGACCAGTTTGCGGTTTGGAGCTATGATGGAAGACTTGAGTACGAAGACATCATTGAAGCCACAGAGGAATTCGACTCCAAATATTGTGTGGGGGTGGGAGGCAATGCAACTGTTTTTAAAGCTGAGCTGCCAACAGGCCGGATTGTTGCGGTGAAGAAACTTCACATGCTGCAGGATAGTGAAGTGGCAAACCTCAAGGCTTTCGAGAGTGAGGTTCGTACTCTTTCAGAGATTCGTCACAGAAACATTTTGAAGCTTTATGGTTTCTGTTCGCATCCACAGCACCCTCTTTTGTTGTACGATTACATAGAAGGAGGAAGCCTGGAAAACATACTGACCGACGAAAACCATGCGGTTAAGTTTGGATGGATCGAGAGGGTGAATGTTGTCAAGGATGTTGCTAATGCATTGTCTTATATGCATCATGATTGTTCACCTCCGATAGTACATCGAGACATTTCGAGTAAGAACATCTTGCTGGATTTGGAATATGGAGCTTATGTCTCCGATTTTGGTACAGCTAAGCTCTTGAATCTTGAGACTTCAAATTGGACTTCGTTTGCAGGCACATTTGGATACAGTGCTCCAG AGTTAGCATACACCATGGAAACGAACGAGAAATGCGATCTTTATAGCTTTGGAGTGGTTGCACTAGAAGTGATCATGGGAAAGCATCCCGGAGACCTCCTCTCCTATTTTTTGTCATTGTCATTAACATCAACACCCGAACCTATAAAACTGAACGACATCTTAGACAAGAGGCTCCCGCCTCCTGGAAATCATGTTGTTGAAAAAGTGATCACCGTTGCAAACCTTGCATTTGCGTGCTTGCGAACGAATCCCCAATCTCGACCAACCATGCAACAAATTACCCGCGAGTTGTTATTTTGA